Proteins co-encoded in one Rattus rattus isolate New Zealand chromosome 5, Rrattus_CSIRO_v1, whole genome shotgun sequence genomic window:
- the LOC116901501 gene encoding cytochrome b reductase 1 has translation MAMEGYRGFLGLLVSALLVGFLSVIFVLIWVLHFREGLGWDGGALEFNWHPVLAVTGFVFIQGIAIIVYRLPWTWKCSKFLMKSIHAGLNAVAAILAIISVVAVFDYHNVRKIPHMYSLHSWVGLTVLILYIQQLVVGFFIFLLPWAPPSLRAIVMPIHVYSGLLLFGTVIATVLMGVTEKLFFVLKNPSYHSFPPEGVFTNTLGLLILVFGALIFWIVTRPQWKRPREPGSVPLQLNGGNADGMEGAIAISSAHNMDAADAELSSEGAARKRTLGLVDTGQRSTM, from the exons ATGGCCATGGAAGGCTACCGGGGCTTCCTGGGACTGCTGGTGTCCGCGCTGCTCGTGGGCTTCCTGTCGGTGATCTTCGTGCTCATCTGGGTCCTGCACTTCCGAGAGGGGCTTGGCTGGGACGGCGGCGCGCTCGAGTTTAACTGGCACCCGGTGCTCGCCGTGACCGGCTTCGTCTTCATCCAGGGCATCG CCATCATCGTGTACAGATTGCCATGGACCTGGAAGTGCAGCAAGTTCTTGATGAAATCCATCCACGCCGGGTTAAACGCTGTGGCTGCCATCCTGGCCATCATCTCGGTCGTGGCCGTGTTTGATTACCACAATGTCCGAAAAATCCCCCACATGTACAGTCTGCACAGCTGGGTTGGACTGACAGTTCTCATACTCTACATCCAACAG CTTGTTGTAGGctttttcatctttctgcttccatgGGCTCCGCCCTCCCTCCGGGCAATCGTCATGCCCATACATGTGTATTCTGGACTCCTCCTCTTCGGAACAGTGATTGCCACGGTCCTCATGGGAGTGACGGAAAAGCTGTTCTTTGTCCT GAAAAATCCTTCGTACCATTCATTCCCACCAGAAGGTGTTTTTACAAATACCCTGGGCCTTCTGATTCTGGTATTTGGAGCCCTCATCTTTTGGATTGTCACCAGGCCACAATGGAAACGCCCTAGGGAACCAGGCTCTGTCCCTCTTCAGCTAAATGGAGGCAACGCAGACGGAATGGAGGGCGCCATAGCAATAAGCTCCGCCCACAACATGGACGCTGCAGACGCAGAGTTAAGCAGCGAGGGAGCAGCCCGGAAAAGAACCCTCGGCCTTGTTGACACTGGCCAGAGGTCCACCATGTGA